The window ACCAGCCGGCCGGTCCAGGCGGCAACTGTTTCAGCCACCGTCTTCAGATGATCGGCGGCGGAAAAACCGGATACGCTCTTGCGCGGTTTGAGGTCATGGTCGCCGTCCTCGAGCCACAAGATCTCGATCGCACCGGAGAGCGTGTAGCCGGCAACTTCCTCGCGCGTGCCGAACTCGTCGCGTGTCCCCTGGCAGATCAAGGTCGGCGTCTTCAAGTCGGCGAGATGCTTCGTACGAAGCTGCTCCGGCTTGGCTGGCGGATGAAACGGGTAACCGAGACAGACCAGCCCGGCGATTTTGCCGCCCGAGCGAAGCTCGTCGGCGATCATGCTCGCGACCCGCCCTCCCATCGACTTGCCGCCGATGACGAGCGGGCCGGTCGCGCCAAGCGCGTCAATGGCGGCCTCATATTCGGGCTTCAACGTCTCGGCCCGGGGCGGGGGCTTGCGGCCTTCCGAGGTCCGACGAGCCGCCATGTAACCGAACTCGAAGCGGGCGACGCGAAAGCCGGCGGCGGCAAGCGCCTTCGCAGTCGCGGTCATGGAGGCCGAGTCCATCGGTGCGCCGGCGCCGTGCGCGAGCAGAATGGTGACGGGGGCATCGTCCGGTCCGTCGAACAGAAATTTTTCGCCCATCTCAGCCGGCCGTCCTTGGAAGGAGATGGAGGTCGACGAACTGCACGCCGCGTTCGGCAGCCCGTGCCCATTCGGAATGCGTGTCGAGTTCGAGATAGCGCCTCCACCAGCGTCGCGCCTCGGCGAGATTGTCCGCGTCGAATTCGAGTTTCGCCAGGTTGAAGACAGCGTCCGCATAGTCGCCGTCGAGTTCGATGGCTTTCTTGAGGTACCGGCGGGCAGCATCGATCCGTCCGCGTTCGTTCATGAGCCCGGCAAGGTTAAACCAGGCCTCGACGAAGCTCGGGTCGAGCTTGACCGCGCGTATATAATCATGCGCCGCTTCCACCTGCCGGCCCGCTGCCTTCAGGCAGTTCGCGCGGTTGAATGCGGCGACGGAGTCCGTCGGATCGATGGCGAGGCAACGTTGATAGTAGGCCGCCGCTTCCTCGTAAAAGCCGTCCTCCTCCGCAGCTTCCGCCCGGGCGAAAAGCTCTTCAAGCTCCGCATCGGTGGACGCTCCAAGGTCGAACAGCAACTGCCCGTCGAGTTCGCTGAGGCCCTCGGAGAGGCGAGCGTAGATCGTGTCCGCCCCTTCGTGATGGAGCGAGAGCGCGGTGAGCGCCGCTACGGATCCGGAGCGATGAACCGATCGCGCGATCGCACTCCAGGCGGCGCCGCTTTCGATCAGGCCGGCATATTTCCGGGCGAGGATCAGGTCCCGGAAAGAATAGGGTTCGCTGTCGTGCTCGAAGGCGTCGAACAGCGAAAGAAGGTCGAAGGTACGTGCTGCAAGCCGCGACTGATCGAGCAGCGACTGCCGCGTCAAGGCCGATGCTTTCGGCGCCGTCATCAGTCCCAGCAGCCGAAGAAAGCCGTTCTCGCTGAGAGGAAGTCTGTTCTGGTGTATCTCCGAGTCGAACCGTGTTTCGATTTCCGCCTCGCTCGCCCTTGAAAGCAGGCTGCGGCCGAAGACGAGGTGCGAGGTCTGGCGCGTGATGCCGCGCCTCAAATGGCCGAACTGACGCTCAACCTCGCGCGCCGCCAATCGGCGGGGAAACGCGGCAAGTGCGCCGACGATGCCGAAAGTCTTGCGCGCAACCGCCATCAGACTTTTTTCTTGGCCGCCGGCTTGCCGCTGGTCGTTGCCGCCTTCGCGGTCCGCTTGGCCGCCGGCTTGCTCTTGGCCGGCGGTTTCGATTGCGAGAGGCTCGCCTTCAGCGCATCCATGAGATTGATGACGTTGCCACGCTCGGGCGCCGCCGCGATGATAGGCTTGTGGCCCTTGAGCTTCTCGCGGATCATCTGCATCAGCGCGATCTCGTAGCGATCCTCGTAGTTCTTCGGATCGAAAGTCGTCAGCTTCTGCTCGATGAGCGCTTCCGCCAGCTGCAGCATTTCAGGATCCGGGTTTCCGACCGGAATATTGCCGAAATACTCTGCCGTGCCGCGCACCTCGTTCGGGTTCCTGAGCGTGCACACGAACATGCCGCTCTCGCGCGGACCGATGGTGATCACCCGTTCTCGGCTGGAGAGCACGAGGCGTGCGATCGCAATCTTGCCAGTCTTGCGCAGAGCCTCGCGCAGCACGATGAAGGTTTCCTCGGCCATCGCGCCGTCCGGTGCCAAATAATAGGGCGCATCCTGGTAGATGACATCCACCGATCCTTCGTCGACGAAGGCCTCGATGTTCATTGTGTGGTTGGATTCGATCTTGACGCTTTCGAGATCAGCGTCCTCGATAATGATGTATTTCTTGTCCTCGTATTCGTAGCCCTTCACCAGGTCGGAACGTTCGACCAGCCCCAGCTCCGGATCCACCGGCTTCATGTTGATCCGGTTGTGGGTGTCCTTGTGAAGCTGATTGAAGCTGATGCGCTCGCTTGAACTGGTGGCTGGGTAGAGCCTGACGGGACAACTTACGAGACTGAGTCTGAGATAACCTTTCCAACTTGCCCTGGGGGCCATGATCGTCTCCTGCGCGGCAACACGAACTACTTCCCCGCCTCGGACAACAGCGGCAGATCCCTCGCGAAAGCATCTATTTCCGCCCATGGATCGCCGGACGTGACCAGGAGGTCAGGCAGCGAAGAATAGTTCAAATCCTCCGGGGCGTCGATAGATTCGAGATCGCCCCAGCTTACCGGGGTTGAAGCCGGCAGATTCGTTCTCGCGCGAAGAGAGTAGGGGGCCGCAGCGGTGTGGCCGCGCGCATTGCGGTGGAAGTCGATGAAGATGCGCTTCACGCGCTTGTCCTTGCCCATAGTCGTCGTAAAAACCTCGGGCGCGGTTGCGGCCAAGCGTGTGGCAATAGCGCTTGTTGCCTGATGCACCTTTTTCCAGTTGTGCTTCGGCGCGATCGGCACGACCACGTGGACGCCCTTGCCACCCGATGTCTTGACGAAGGGAACAAGATCGAGCGCCTCGAGCTCGCCGCGGATGTGGACCGCGGCCTCGACCACCTCGCGCCAGGTGATGCCTTCGCCGGGGTCGAGGTCGAAGACGACGCGGTCGGCCTTTTCAAGCTGCTTGCGAACGGTACCCCAAGTGTGAAATTCGACCACGCCGAACTGCGCTAGCGCAAGATATCCCTTGGCGTCCTCGACGGAGAGGTAGGATTTCGTTTCGCCTTCCGAGTTGATTGATTGAAAGGTTTCCACCGAATTGGGCATGCCGGTGAAAGGATGGCGCTGGAAAAAGCAATCCTGCGGTTTTCCGGTCGGACAGCGTACCAGCGAGACCGGGCGGCCGAGAATATGCGGCAGCATGAAATCGCCGACGAGCGCGTAGTAGACCGCGATGTCGAGCTTGGTCGGTCCGGACCTGCCGAAGAGCCGGCGTGTCGGATTGGTGATCGAGATGCTGGCGAGATCGGCATCCGAAATCAGCCGCTTTCGTTGCGGTGTGGCGGGCGTCGACAGTTCGACTTCGCGAAGCCCCTTGAATACGGCATGGCGGAGCAGATTGTCCGCGGTGCGGTTGCCATAGTGGATATGCGCCCACAACACGGGCCGGACCCAGACGATCTCTTTGGGCGCGCCGTCGAGCTTCGCCGCACCGGCGCGCAGCGGCTCCAGCCGCGCGAGCAAGTCTTGCGCCGTGTGCGCGTCGAAGCCGGTTCCGACCTTGCCGCGATACTGCAGTTCGCCCTCGACCCATTCGCCGAGCGCAAGCGCGGCAAGTCCCTCCGCCGCCTCGGAGGTGGTGTATCCGGCGATCACGAAGTCGTCCGGCTGCAGCGCCTTGGTCTTGGTCCAGGTTTTCGACCGGCCGCTCTGGTACGGCGCCGAGGCACGCTTGGAGACGATGCCTTCAAGCCCCAGTTCCGAAGCCTGGTCGTAAAGCGCTCGCCCGTCGCCAGGGACATGATCGCTGAACTGGATGGCCGAGCGCGCCGAGACGTGTGTGGACAGCAATTGCGCCAGCAGCGCCTTGCGCCTTTCGAGCGGAACGGCCAGGAGATTCCACCCATCGAGGTGCAGTAGATCAAAGGCATAGAATACGAGTTTGTTGCCTGCGCCACCCGAAAGAGCCTCCTGCAACAGGCTGAAGCGGCTGATTCCCCTGTCGTCCGGAACGACGATTTCGCCGTCGAGGACGGCATCACGGCATGGCAGCCGCCTGAAGGCCTCCGGCAGGTCGCCGTAACGCTTCGTCCAGTCGAGGCCGCCACGGGTGATAAGACGCACCTCGCCGTCAGAGACGTGCGCCATCGTGCGGTAGCCGTCGAACTTGATTTCGTGCAACCAGTCGCCACCCTGTGGAGCGCTGCCGGGCGGTCGGTCGACAGCGGTCGCGAGCTGCGGTTCGATGCGGGTCGGCGCTGCGCCCTTTATGGCACCGGGAAGTGCGCCGGGATTGAGCTTGACCGGTTTGGCCAGCGGTTTCGGCTTCTCCACCAGTTCCTCGATCCGCCGTCCGGATTTGACGCTTTCCGGGCGAGCGGCGAGGATATCGATGGCGGCGTCGGCGGCGAGGTCGCGTTCCTTGAACAGGAGCCAGTTTCGCTGGTCTTCCTCGCCGGGCTTGGGTTTCAACCGCGCCAGCATCCAGCCACCACTGAGCTTTTCGCCGGCGAGGCGGAACTTGAAGGCTCCCGTCCGCAAGCTCTTCTCGATGTCGTCCATCGGCGCCCACACGCCCGTGTCCCAGACGATCATCGGGCCGCCGCCATACTCGCCCTCGGGGATGACGCCCTCGAAGTCGATATACTCCAGCGGGTGATCCTCCGTCTCGACTGCGAGCCGTTTGTCCGCCGGGTTGAGCGATGGCCCCTTCGGAACGGCCCAGCTCTTGAGCACGTTCCCCACCTGCAGCCTCAGGTCGTAGTGGTCGGCGGTCGCATGGTGCTTGTGGACAAC of the Sinorhizobium chiapasense genome contains:
- the ku gene encoding non-homologous end joining protein Ku, with translation MAPRASWKGYLRLSLVSCPVRLYPATSSSERISFNQLHKDTHNRINMKPVDPELGLVERSDLVKGYEYEDKKYIIIEDADLESVKIESNHTMNIEAFVDEGSVDVIYQDAPYYLAPDGAMAEETFIVLREALRKTGKIAIARLVLSSRERVITIGPRESGMFVCTLRNPNEVRGTAEYFGNIPVGNPDPEMLQLAEALIEQKLTTFDPKNYEDRYEIALMQMIREKLKGHKPIIAAAPERGNVINLMDALKASLSQSKPPAKSKPAAKRTAKAATTSGKPAAKKKV
- the ligD gene encoding DNA ligase D, with the protein product MATSKLQVYRKKRDFSKTSEPPGSLAGESGNRFVVHKHHATADHYDLRLQVGNVLKSWAVPKGPSLNPADKRLAVETEDHPLEYIDFEGVIPEGEYGGGPMIVWDTGVWAPMDDIEKSLRTGAFKFRLAGEKLSGGWMLARLKPKPGEEDQRNWLLFKERDLAADAAIDILAARPESVKSGRRIEELVEKPKPLAKPVKLNPGALPGAIKGAAPTRIEPQLATAVDRPPGSAPQGGDWLHEIKFDGYRTMAHVSDGEVRLITRGGLDWTKRYGDLPEAFRRLPCRDAVLDGEIVVPDDRGISRFSLLQEALSGGAGNKLVFYAFDLLHLDGWNLLAVPLERRKALLAQLLSTHVSARSAIQFSDHVPGDGRALYDQASELGLEGIVSKRASAPYQSGRSKTWTKTKALQPDDFVIAGYTTSEAAEGLAALALGEWVEGELQYRGKVGTGFDAHTAQDLLARLEPLRAGAAKLDGAPKEIVWVRPVLWAHIHYGNRTADNLLRHAVFKGLREVELSTPATPQRKRLISDADLASISITNPTRRLFGRSGPTKLDIAVYYALVGDFMLPHILGRPVSLVRCPTGKPQDCFFQRHPFTGMPNSVETFQSINSEGETKSYLSVEDAKGYLALAQFGVVEFHTWGTVRKQLEKADRVVFDLDPGEGITWREVVEAAVHIRGELEALDLVPFVKTSGGKGVHVVVPIAPKHNWKKVHQATSAIATRLAATAPEVFTTTMGKDKRVKRIFIDFHRNARGHTAAAPYSLRARTNLPASTPVSWGDLESIDAPEDLNYSSLPDLLVTSGDPWAEIDAFARDLPLLSEAGK
- a CDS encoding tetratricopeptide repeat protein, giving the protein MAVARKTFGIVGALAAFPRRLAAREVERQFGHLRRGITRQTSHLVFGRSLLSRASEAEIETRFDSEIHQNRLPLSENGFLRLLGLMTAPKASALTRQSLLDQSRLAARTFDLLSLFDAFEHDSEPYSFRDLILARKYAGLIESGAAWSAIARSVHRSGSVAALTALSLHHEGADTIYARLSEGLSELDGQLLFDLGASTDAELEELFARAEAAEEDGFYEEAAAYYQRCLAIDPTDSVAAFNRANCLKAAGRQVEAAHDYIRAVKLDPSFVEAWFNLAGLMNERGRIDAARRYLKKAIELDGDYADAVFNLAKLEFDADNLAEARRWWRRYLELDTHSEWARAAERGVQFVDLHLLPRTAG
- a CDS encoding alpha/beta hydrolase family protein, with product MGEKFLFDGPDDAPVTILLAHGAGAPMDSASMTATAKALAAAGFRVARFEFGYMAARRTSEGRKPPPRAETLKPEYEAAIDALGATGPLVIGGKSMGGRVASMIADELRSGGKIAGLVCLGYPFHPPAKPEQLRTKHLADLKTPTLICQGTRDEFGTREEVAGYTLSGAIEILWLEDGDHDLKPRKSVSGFSAADHLKTVAETVAAWTGRLVR